A window of Adhaeribacter arboris genomic DNA:
GTTCGGGAATTAAGTAAAGATATTCGCTTACTTGGGCTTTCCTATTATTTTACTAATGATGAAAAGTACGCAAAGAAAGCTACTGAACTACTTAAAGCATTTTTTCTTAATAGTGCTACCAAAATGAATCCTAATCTTAATTATACGCAAATAGTTCGGGGTGTAGATAATGAAAATGGTGTAGGCACTATAGATACCGAACGATTTGTTGATCTTATAGATGGGGTACAGTTATTAGTTGGTTCCAGTTCTTGGACCGCAGAGAACCACGAAGCTTTAAAGGGTTGGTTTAATCAATATCTTAATTGGATGTTAAATAGCCCAGTAGGATTAGAAGGTGCATCTCAACCTAACAATATTGGCACATTTCATAATTTACAAGTTGTATCGTATGCACTTTTTGTAGGTAATAAAACTTTAGCTAAATCATTAATAGAAAAGCAAGCATACAGTAGAATAGAAACCCAATTTACAGTAGAGGGTAAGCAGGAGTTAGAATTAGCTAGAACTAACTCATGGACCTACAGCACCAAAAATTTAGAAGCATGGTTTAAATTAGCTAGTTGTGCAGAAAGTGCTGGTATTAATTTATGGGATTATACTACGCCAAGCGGTAAGAGTTTAAAGAAAGCATTTCAGTGGATGCTGCCTTATGCATCGGGTAGCAAATCCTGGCCTTACGAGCAAATTTCAACTTTGAGTCGAGACCAATTTGTTCCAGTTGGAAGAATCGGATCAGCAGTATACAAAGATGTTAATTTACAACCAGTTCTTTCTCCCACGCATGCGAAATTTGTTTCTGGTTCCATAATGGACTTATTAATATCACGTTATTACTAACTAATTTTTTAAATATATTTTTAGCTACTTTATCATTTAGTTTGTAAGCACAAAAGCTCTAATCGTAATCGATTAGAGCTTTTGTGCTTACAGAGAATCAAATTATTTCCGTAATACTTCCCTCATATCAATGTTGTTCCTGCATTTTCAAGCATTGCAGCAAGCATTTAATTAGTAGATTTTCAAATATCTCCTCATCAAACATAGAAGTCTTTACTACTTAAAATATTCTTAAATGAATAATTCTTGCCTTCTTACATAATGTAAGAAGGTATTCATATTAGAAGCTTAAAAGTAAATTAACATCATAATTAACTTATATTTACAAATTTCATTATTTTTGTGCAAAATTTTTAAATAAAATATTATAAATATACTATAATTTATAATATAATAGTATTAGGTATGGTAGTTGCTAGTACCTAAATTAAAAGAAACATTGCAACATATATTTATTTACATATAAGTTGATGAAAGATAGAGGTTATATGAGGAAGCTAAATAAAATTAATTTAGTTAAATATATAATTTTTAATATGTTATAGAATTTTACTACCTTTATGACACAAAAGAAAGCTCTACATATTAATAGTTATTTTCTTTCTAACAAAATTCATTACAATTTATATACTACTATCACTAAGTATAGAGACGATAAATTATTTATTCCGGTATATGAAAGTTACCGCGATAACAATATATCTAATCTAGATATTGATTATATTTTTAATGATATAGACAAGAAGTTATTTTTTACTAAATATTTCAAAATATTTAAAGTAATTAATAAAAAAAATTTAACTAAAGGCTATGATTATATACACGCACACACACTTATAAGCGACGGAATTGCTGCTTATCTACTATCTAAATTTACCAAAAAGAAATTTGTAGTGACGGTTAGAAGTACTGATGTAAATTTTTTTATAAAGAAAAGCGCTATTTTCAGATATATTGCCAGAAAAATATTATCGAAAGTAAGTATGGTTTTTTTTGTTTCGCCCTCACACAAAGCGATTATTAAAAATCTTTATCCGAAAGTAGATACTAATTTATTCTTTTCTTTACCAAATGGATTAGACAATTTCTGGTTAAACAATGCTTATGAAAAAAGCTCGCTAGATCAAGATTTAAGTACTGTAAAAATTCTTTTTGTTGGACAAATAATAAAAAGAAAGAAGCTTGATTTGTTAATTGATTTTTTAAAAAAGTACGACGATCGAAAGTATGAGCTTACTGTTGTAGGTAAAAATTTGTTAGAATTAAATTTTGATGAAATTGCTAAGTCTATCCCTAATGGCAATACTATTAATTACCTGGGAGAGGTAAAGAATAAAGAAGAACTACTTAAAATTTACCGTGATAATCACCTTTTTGTACTGCTTTCTTACGCTGAAACATTTGGAGTAGTTTATGTGGAAGCCTTATCACAAGGGCTACCTATTATATACACCCGGAGAGATGGCATTGATGGTTATTTTCGAGAAGGTGAAGTTGGTTACTCTTCTAGCCACGAGTCGTTACCTGAATTAAAAGAGAAGGTAGATCTAATTGTTTCTCAATATTCAACTATTTGTAAGAACACTAAGAAAAATATTCAAAATTTTGATTGGGAATTAATTGCAAAAGATTACATACAAAGGACAAATACCTTAAAACCGTAATTCAGTAAAGTTGGCTAATAAAGAGCCATTTATTTATGTCAGTATAATGATTAAATATATATACAATGAGAGTTCTTTATATTCATCAGTATTTTATCACTCCTAACGAACCCGGAGGAACTCGTTCCTATTGGTTTGCTAAAGAATTAATTGCAAACGGTCATCAAGTAATAATGCTTACCAGTAGAAATAAGCAGCAAAAATTAATTGAAAAGAAATTGATTGATGGCATTGAAGTAATTTACATTAAAAATTCCTACAGCAACAATATGGGAATTATAAGTAGATTATGGTCTTTTTTCCGGTTTATGCTACTCTCTACTTGGGTTGGGCTTAGGCAAAAAAACATAGATTTAGTTTATGCTACTTCAACACCTTTGTCCATCGGCATTCCGGCCTTAGCTATAAAGCAATTTAACGGTATTCCGTACATTTTTGAAGTACGTGATCTTTGGCCAGAAGTGCCTATCCAAATGGGCGCTATAAAAAATAAATTTGTTATAAACCTTCTGAACTGGTTTGAAAAAAAGATTTACTTCTCCGCTAAGCATGTAGTAGCCTTATCACCAGGAATGCGCGATGGTGTGATTAAAACCGGCACATCTCCTAATAAAGTTACCATGATTCCTAACATGGCTAAAAAAGACGAGTTTTTCGTAAGAGCTAAAAACTGGGAAGTAGCCCGTACTTTTAACCTGGATACAAACCATTTCAATGTCGTTCATTTTGGCGCAATGGGTATTGCTAATGGTTTAGAATATATAGTAAAAGCAGCCGCTGTTTTAAAAAGAAAAAATATTCAAAATATAGATTTTGTTTTTTTAGGTGAAGGAAAAACTGAGCTCGAACTTAAGAGAATTTGCGAATTAGAAGAGTTAACTAATGTTAAGTTTTTAGGTAAACATCCCATGAAAACTGTATCTGAGATAGTTAATATATGCGATTGTTCTATGGTTTCCTTCTCGGACGTTCCCATTCTATACACGAACTCACCTAATAAATTATTCGATTCACTCTCAGCGGGCAAACCACTAATAGTAAATTCTGCTGGATGGACAAAAGAAATGGTAGAAGAAAATAATTGTGGTGTTTATGTTAACCCTCAAAACCCGGATGACTTGGCTAACATGCTGGTAAAAATGGCGTCTAATCCAATATGGTTACGAGAAATGTCGGTAAATAGTCGCCGTTTGGCTGAAGAAGTTTATGATAAAACAATACTTTGTAAAAAATTTGTTAAAGTAATTGAAGCATACAATGTACAGAAACCTGCTGAAACGTTTTCTTGATTTCCTGATTGCCATTAGTGCATTTATAATTGCTTTACCTATTTTCATCTTGGTAACCATTAGTTTAGCCGTAGCTAACCAAGGTAAAGTGTTTTTCTTTCAGGCTCGGCCGGGTAAAAACACTAAAACCTTCCGCATCATTAAGTTTAAAACTATGAATGATATAAAAGATGCAAGTGGCAAGCTATTACCTGATGAAGTTCGGTTAACAGCAGTTGGTAAGTTTGTCAGAAAAACATCTTTAGATGAAATTCCCCAGCTACTAAATGTTATAAAAGGAGACATGAGTCTGATTGGCCCTCGGCCATTATTAGTGGAATACTTACCGCTCTATAATGAAGTACAAAAACGCCGTCATGAAGTTCGTCCTGGAATTACTGGTTGGGCTCAGGTAAATGGCCGTAATGCCATTAGTTGGGAGCAGAAATTTGAGTATGATGTTTGGTATGTAGACCACATTAGTTTTTTGCTGGATGTAAAAATCATTCTACTTACAATTAAAAAAGTATTTAAATCAGAAGGCATTAGCCAGCAAGGACACGCCACTATGCCATTTTTTGAAGGAGTTAAACAAGTATGAATATTTTAATTACATCAGCGGGACGAAGAGTTTCTTTAGTAAGAGCTTTTAAGAATGAGTTAAAAGTCTTTTTCCCGGATAGCCAAGTATTTACATCTGACATGAACCCTAAGCTGTCAGCGGCTTGTAACGTATCGGATGGCTACTTTAAAATGAAAAGTGTGGCTGAAGCATCATACATCAACGATTTATTGGAACTATGCTTAGATCAGAACATAAAACTTGTAGTTCCAACCATAGATACTGAATTACAGGTATTAGCAAATCACAAAGATAACTTTGCCAAGCAAGGAATTCATGTAATAGTCTCTTCATCCGACTTTATAAGTAAATGCCGCGATAAGCGTAAAATTAACCAATTCTTCGAACAATCCGGAATACCAATACCAGCTGCAATAGATAAACAAAACCCTACTTTCCCGCTTTTTATAAAACCTTATGATGGAAGTTTAAGCGCAGATATATTTCTTGTGCGTGGGCCTGAAGAACTGACGCATTATCATATGACCAATGAAAAGCTTTTGTTTATGGAATATATTGATAAAACGGAACACGACGAGTACACTGTAGATATGTACTACGGAAAAGATAATGAGGTGAAATGCATTGTACCCCGACGCCGAATAGAAATACGTGGCGGGGAAATAAGCAAAGGAATTACCTGTAAAAATATAATTGTTCCTTATTTAAAAGAAAAAATTGGCTATATAGCGGGAGCAGTAGGTTGCCTTACAGTACAAGTGTTCCTTAATAAGAATAACAATCAAATCTATGGCATTGAAATAAACCCCAGATTTGGTGGCGGTTTTCCTTTAAGCTATCAATCAGGAGCAAATTATCCAGGTTGGTTGATTAAGGAATATTTACTTAATGAAAGTATATCTTATACAGATAATTGGAGCAACAACTTATTAATGCTCCGTTATGACGATGAAGTTCTAGTTCAAAACTATGAGATTTAGCGATAATACGTTTGTAGTATTTGATCTTGACGATACCATTTATCAAGAAATTGATTTCTTAAAATCGGCGTATCGCCATATTGCAGGTTTGCTGCAACCTGCTTTAAAGAAGGATTTGTTTGATGAGATGTGGGTGCGCTTTCATAATAAAGAAAACGTTTTCGAATGGCTTATAACCGAACATGCTTCTGAATTACCTGATATTACTACTTCATTCCTATTAAATGAGTATCGTTCTCATTTGCCAAAGATCACCTTATCTGAAGATGTAATTGAGTTCCTGAGTTATTTAAAAGAAGCCAAAATTTTGTGTGGTCTTATTACTGACGGTCGTAGTATCACTCAACGCAACAAGTTAAAAGCATTAGGCATAGAAGCTTTTTTTGCAAATATTATAATTTCGGAAGAGTTTGGGTCGGAGAAGCCTAATGAACGTAATTTCTTATTCTTTGAACAAAAGTACCCAGGTAAAGAATTTTATTACATAGGCGATAATACCGCAAAGGATTTTATTGTACCAGCAAAATTAGGATGGTATACGGTTTGTTTAAAAAGTAAAGGCCAAAATATTCATCCTCAGGATTTAAGTAGGAAACCTATACCAACAAAAATAATTAATTCTTTTAAAGAATTAATGCCAATAGTTGTCAAGGAATCATCTATTTAGATTTTATGCTTATAAATTTATTTCAGTAAAATAACTTAACTATTAAAAGTAGAAACATTTCACAAAAATCAGTCTTTTGAATTTTAGTAAAGATCTCTACTATTTTCTAATAACTGTAATCCAGATATTTATATATTATTAAATATAATCTCAAAAATATGAACTCAAAAATATGGCTTTCCTCACCTCACATGGGTGCAAGCGAGTTTAACTACGTTAAAGAAGCTTTTGACACCAATTGGATTGCACCATTAGGACCACATGTAGATGGTTTTGAGAAAAACCTAGAAGACTTTTTAGGCCACAACACATATGTTGCCGCCTTAAGCTCAGGAACAGCTGCTTTACATTTAGCCTTAATTATATTAGGTGTAAAAGCCGGTGATGAAGTAATATGTCAATCTATGACATTTTCAGCTTCTGCAAACCCTATCGCTTACCAAGGAGCCACACCGGTATTTGTTGATAGTGAAGAACAAAGCTGGAACATGTCGCCCGAATTTTTAGAAATAGCTATTCAGGATCGACTAAAAAATGGCAAAAAACCAAAAGCCATAATTGTAGTGCATTTATATGGAATGCCTGCCAATATGACTCGTATAATGGAAATTGCTAATAAATACAATATTCCCGTAGTAGAAGACGCCGCAGAAGCCCTTGGTTCCTCTTATAAAAACCAACCCTTGGGTACATTTGGGGCTATGAGCATATTATCATTTAATGGCAATAAAATTATTACTACTTCAGGTGGAGGTGCTTTAGTCTCAGCTAATCAAGATTGGATTAAGAAAGCCCGCTTTCTTGCTACCCAAGCACGCGATGTTGCCCCTCATTACCAACACTCTCATATAGGTTATAATTACCGAATGAGCAATATATGCGCTGGAATTGGACGAGGCCAGATGGAAGTTTTATTGGATCGGGTAAAGCAACGCCGTTACAATTTTGAGTACTATAAAAATGCATTAGCATCTATCCCGGAGATAAAGTTTATGGAAGAGCCATCAACAGGTTATTATTCTAATAGATGGTTAAGCACGATTTTAATTGATAATACAAGTAACAAAAGTATAGATCGGGAACAATTGCGCTTATCTCTAGAGAAAGATAACATTGAATCGCGCCCACTTTGGAAACCTATGCATTTACAACCTGTATTTGCTAATACTCCTTTTTATGGAGATGGCACAAGCGAACATTTATTTCATCAAGGACTTTGCCTTCCATCGGGTTCAAATTTAACGATAGGAGATTTAAATAGAGTTATAGAACAAGTTGTAAATACTTTTGCGGCTGTACAAGTGTAAGTGATTTTATAATATAAATTGAGTAGCATGAATTTATCTTGACAACATTCATGCTACTCAATTTACAACTTGTTTAAAGTTCGATTTACTTACCTCCTTCTCTTTTTATTCTTCAAGTTATTCAACATTAGTAGTGTTTTGTTAGCTACTAATCCTTTTAAGAAATAACTATTCTTGAAAACACCACTCATTAAAACAAAATACTTGCTAGCTCCTCTATATTCTACAAGTATTTACTATATTAAAATAAATTATTAATATATAGATAAAATAATATTTTATTGTCATTTTTTTCTACATTGGCGTAATTATTGTAACTCTAACTATAATATATAAGAATACCTTTATTTTGTAGGAATCATGGTTAAAGGCGTAAAATTGAAATTTTAATTATAAATAACAGAAAATGTTAATAAATTAACATTTTTTTAACTTATTTTGCGCTAGTAAATACTTAACTGTATCCACTGTTAGTGCTAGAATGAATTATATAATTTATAAATTTTGTACACGAATAAAATAAAATATTAATCTATTTAAATATTTGAAAATATTTAGTACTTTCGGTTAATGGTTAGTTTTTTTGAATTAAATAATAAAAAAAAATATTGTCAACAAATTTCATTTTTTATTGTATATACATATTATAATTAGACATTGTGCAGCTTATTAATAATTTGATTACAAATATTATTTGCATTGCAGCATTTACTTTGTTTATTTTATAAAAATTTCTTGTTAATTACTTATTTAATATATAGTAAATAATTCTATAAACCTTTATTTAAATAATTAGTAAAAGACTTTACCAAAATACCAGAAGCACAAAAAATCACAACCTCTTTAGATTACCTGAGTCTGTGATAAGCTTTAAAACTATTTAGCATTATTTTATCTAATAAACATTATTCGTTAACAACATTAGAACTACGAATTAAAATTACTTTGCGTCATGAAAAAATTTATACTTGCTAATTCAATACCACGATGGGTCATTTTATTGATCGATCAGGTTATTACAAGCTGGTCATTTGTATTAGCATTCTTTGTAATAACTCAATTTGAATTTTCAAATATATTAAGAGGACATTTCTTTATATATACAGGTTTGTATTGTATTATCTCTTTAAGCGTGTTTTTTCTGATGCGTATTCACACGGGGGTAATTCGATATTCAAATACCCAAGATATTGTCAGGATTTTTTCAGCAGTGCTGGCAACTAGCTTTATCTACATTTTAGTGTTAAGCACAGTAGTTATTCCGGTTTATCACATTAACACGGTAAACATCTTTATAGTACTACTCATTAACTTTTTTATTTCCTCTTCTTTATTAATTATGCTAAGAATAGGAGCTAAAAGTTTCTTTCAATTCATTAAGAGAAGCACTTCAACCGAAAAGGAGACTGTTTTAATTTTTGGTTCAGATACTCACTCTATGCTGATAAAGAAGGCTTTAGAAAATAGTAGCTCAAGCAGATTTGTAATAGCTGGCTTTATTGACGACAA
This region includes:
- a CDS encoding alginate lyase family protein, encoding MKTSTQSTLFLFLFLLIFAVKGFTQVRPNTFLMNPDLLMQNKFRINAGNEQCLSALKLLISNTSVALTRAPYTIVNKSITPPSGDKHDYLSLATYWWPNPNTSSGLPYIKKDGHMNPEVNEVKDMIYVRELSKDIRLLGLSYYFTNDEKYAKKATELLKAFFLNSATKMNPNLNYTQIVRGVDNENGVGTIDTERFVDLIDGVQLLVGSSSWTAENHEALKGWFNQYLNWMLNSPVGLEGASQPNNIGTFHNLQVVSYALFVGNKTLAKSLIEKQAYSRIETQFTVEGKQELELARTNSWTYSTKNLEAWFKLASCAESAGINLWDYTTPSGKSLKKAFQWMLPYASGSKSWPYEQISTLSRDQFVPVGRIGSAVYKDVNLQPVLSPTHAKFVSGSIMDLLISRYY
- a CDS encoding sugar transferase — encoded protein: MYRNLLKRFLDFLIAISAFIIALPIFILVTISLAVANQGKVFFFQARPGKNTKTFRIIKFKTMNDIKDASGKLLPDEVRLTAVGKFVRKTSLDEIPQLLNVIKGDMSLIGPRPLLVEYLPLYNEVQKRRHEVRPGITGWAQVNGRNAISWEQKFEYDVWYVDHISFLLDVKIILLTIKKVFKSEGISQQGHATMPFFEGVKQV
- a CDS encoding glycosyltransferase family 4 protein, with the translated sequence MRVLYIHQYFITPNEPGGTRSYWFAKELIANGHQVIMLTSRNKQQKLIEKKLIDGIEVIYIKNSYSNNMGIISRLWSFFRFMLLSTWVGLRQKNIDLVYATSTPLSIGIPALAIKQFNGIPYIFEVRDLWPEVPIQMGAIKNKFVINLLNWFEKKIYFSAKHVVALSPGMRDGVIKTGTSPNKVTMIPNMAKKDEFFVRAKNWEVARTFNLDTNHFNVVHFGAMGIANGLEYIVKAAAVLKRKNIQNIDFVFLGEGKTELELKRICELEELTNVKFLGKHPMKTVSEIVNICDCSMVSFSDVPILYTNSPNKLFDSLSAGKPLIVNSAGWTKEMVEENNCGVYVNPQNPDDLANMLVKMASNPIWLREMSVNSRRLAEEVYDKTILCKKFVKVIEAYNVQKPAETFS
- a CDS encoding DegT/DnrJ/EryC1/StrS family aminotransferase, with the translated sequence MNSKIWLSSPHMGASEFNYVKEAFDTNWIAPLGPHVDGFEKNLEDFLGHNTYVAALSSGTAALHLALIILGVKAGDEVICQSMTFSASANPIAYQGATPVFVDSEEQSWNMSPEFLEIAIQDRLKNGKKPKAIIVVHLYGMPANMTRIMEIANKYNIPVVEDAAEALGSSYKNQPLGTFGAMSILSFNGNKIITTSGGGALVSANQDWIKKARFLATQARDVAPHYQHSHIGYNYRMSNICAGIGRGQMEVLLDRVKQRRYNFEYYKNALASIPEIKFMEEPSTGYYSNRWLSTILIDNTSNKSIDREQLRLSLEKDNIESRPLWKPMHLQPVFANTPFYGDGTSEHLFHQGLCLPSGSNLTIGDLNRVIEQVVNTFAAVQV
- a CDS encoding glycosyltransferase; this encodes MTQKKALHINSYFLSNKIHYNLYTTITKYRDDKLFIPVYESYRDNNISNLDIDYIFNDIDKKLFFTKYFKIFKVINKKNLTKGYDYIHAHTLISDGIAAYLLSKFTKKKFVVTVRSTDVNFFIKKSAIFRYIARKILSKVSMVFFVSPSHKAIIKNLYPKVDTNLFFSLPNGLDNFWLNNAYEKSSLDQDLSTVKILFVGQIIKRKKLDLLIDFLKKYDDRKYELTVVGKNLLELNFDEIAKSIPNGNTINYLGEVKNKEELLKIYRDNHLFVLLSYAETFGVVYVEALSQGLPIIYTRRDGIDGYFREGEVGYSSSHESLPELKEKVDLIVSQYSTICKNTKKNIQNFDWELIAKDYIQRTNTLKP
- a CDS encoding ATP-grasp domain-containing protein, which gives rise to MNILITSAGRRVSLVRAFKNELKVFFPDSQVFTSDMNPKLSAACNVSDGYFKMKSVAEASYINDLLELCLDQNIKLVVPTIDTELQVLANHKDNFAKQGIHVIVSSSDFISKCRDKRKINQFFEQSGIPIPAAIDKQNPTFPLFIKPYDGSLSADIFLVRGPEELTHYHMTNEKLLFMEYIDKTEHDEYTVDMYYGKDNEVKCIVPRRRIEIRGGEISKGITCKNIIVPYLKEKIGYIAGAVGCLTVQVFLNKNNNQIYGIEINPRFGGGFPLSYQSGANYPGWLIKEYLLNESISYTDNWSNNLLMLRYDDEVLVQNYEI
- a CDS encoding HAD family hydrolase encodes the protein MRFSDNTFVVFDLDDTIYQEIDFLKSAYRHIAGLLQPALKKDLFDEMWVRFHNKENVFEWLITEHASELPDITTSFLLNEYRSHLPKITLSEDVIEFLSYLKEAKILCGLITDGRSITQRNKLKALGIEAFFANIIISEEFGSEKPNERNFLFFEQKYPGKEFYYIGDNTAKDFIVPAKLGWYTVCLKSKGQNIHPQDLSRKPIPTKIINSFKELMPIVVKESSI